From Calothrix sp. PCC 6303, a single genomic window includes:
- a CDS encoding serine/threonine-protein kinase translates to MPEEPISTLTKKYVSATDPQSSKSTKYTSNHLARQSRLLGRLSHLLTGIVVFTSGLVMASNWRLTEVTENQAQSAFYQFRGSLAPPKEILILAIDDESISTSALSYNTDPVRYHYLEPLKTFPFYRAGYAQIIDKLMKAGARSVALNVVFDVPSSYGEEDDKKLQATLKRYGNRVTLAGLYQESDTDYWKKVELRQPLERFSNQEVAIGSVNFLLEDDGKIHKLGSAYNNSLLEDGTLTAKIPSFAEATLASAQFNYPQPQGDRIYYRGTANTFKTIPLWYVLEPAYWNNNLQQGRIFKDKIVLVGATAQLANDFHPVAVNWLYPQRMAGVEIHANAIASLMQGNTVAIAIPNKYGQALFVMLLVGGCGFLITRNKHGKIRLFSSLSLALIWGGISYILFITSHLFFPTAIPIAAIVAIGLFYFGTEIYIERMRKIQLVDILKRNPSSRLAQEIISQQEDLQDLIAQREIAIFGKVLDGRYRIVKVLGSGGFSETYIAEDIRLPGNPRCVVKQLKPANTEPKQLEVARRLFNSEAQTLQILGSHPQIPQLLAFFEEEEEFYLVQELIQGNALNKELSGKCIDEMTVIDIFKDLLQILTFVHQHGVIHRDIKPSNIIVRKSDRKLVLIDFGAVKQVSTTIVKTSQDSEYTDSSDQTALTVGIGTKGYAPREQCFGRPEYSSDIYAVGMIGIKALTGIPPHELERDEDGEVQWLDKLKISQGLAAIINKMVLDRHQQRYQSAAEVLQAVDILIASGHIQTTQSSDMAITLLSPDESDIPTTPWDLEE, encoded by the coding sequence ATGCCAGAAGAACCTATATCTACCTTAACTAAAAAATATGTGTCTGCAACCGATCCGCAATCGAGCAAATCAACGAAGTACACATCAAATCACTTAGCGCGGCAATCAAGACTTTTAGGACGTTTAAGTCATCTGTTGACTGGGATTGTAGTTTTTACTTCAGGTTTGGTGATGGCTTCAAATTGGCGATTGACAGAGGTGACAGAAAATCAGGCACAGTCGGCATTTTACCAGTTTCGCGGTTCTTTGGCACCCCCAAAGGAAATTTTGATTTTGGCGATTGATGATGAGTCTATTTCCACTTCGGCACTATCTTATAACACGGATCCTGTACGGTATCATTATTTAGAGCCATTGAAAACTTTTCCATTTTATCGGGCAGGATATGCTCAAATCATAGATAAATTAATGAAGGCTGGAGCGCGTTCCGTTGCTTTAAATGTTGTTTTTGATGTACCTAGTAGCTATGGCGAAGAAGATGATAAGAAGTTACAAGCGACACTAAAACGTTATGGCAACCGAGTGACTTTAGCTGGACTTTATCAGGAGTCTGATACAGATTATTGGAAAAAAGTTGAGTTAAGGCAACCCCTGGAAAGGTTTAGTAATCAAGAGGTGGCAATTGGTTCGGTAAATTTTTTGTTGGAAGATGATGGCAAAATTCATAAACTGGGATCGGCTTATAATAACTCCTTGCTTGAAGATGGGACGCTGACGGCAAAAATTCCATCTTTTGCAGAGGCAACCTTAGCATCAGCCCAATTTAACTACCCACAACCTCAAGGCGATCGCATTTATTATCGAGGTACTGCTAATACGTTTAAGACAATACCATTGTGGTATGTCCTAGAACCCGCATATTGGAACAATAATTTACAACAAGGCAGAATTTTTAAAGACAAAATTGTCCTAGTTGGTGCAACTGCACAGCTTGCGAATGATTTCCACCCGGTTGCCGTAAACTGGTTATATCCTCAACGGATGGCAGGAGTAGAGATTCATGCCAATGCGATCGCGTCTTTGATGCAGGGTAATACAGTTGCCATTGCTATCCCTAATAAATATGGGCAAGCTTTATTTGTCATGCTGTTAGTAGGGGGCTGTGGGTTCCTCATCACCAGAAACAAACACGGCAAAATTCGCCTTTTTTCCAGCTTATCCCTGGCGCTTATCTGGGGAGGTATCAGTTATATATTATTTATTACCAGCCATTTGTTTTTTCCCACCGCTATTCCTATCGCGGCAATAGTTGCAATCGGACTTTTCTATTTTGGTACCGAAATCTATATTGAACGGATGCGAAAAATCCAACTAGTCGATATCCTGAAGCGAAATCCCTCTTCCCGTCTAGCCCAAGAAATTATCAGTCAGCAAGAAGACTTACAAGACTTGATTGCACAGCGTGAAATTGCTATATTCGGCAAAGTTCTGGATGGACGCTACCGGATAGTCAAAGTTCTTGGTTCTGGTGGGTTTAGCGAAACCTATATTGCTGAAGATATTAGACTTCCCGGTAATCCTCGATGCGTTGTCAAACAACTGAAACCAGCAAATACTGAACCGAAGCAATTAGAAGTCGCTAGACGCTTATTTAATTCTGAAGCTCAAACTTTACAGATTTTAGGCAGTCATCCTCAAATTCCCCAGCTACTGGCATTTTTTGAGGAAGAAGAAGAATTTTATTTGGTACAGGAATTAATCCAGGGTAATGCCTTAAATAAAGAACTATCAGGAAAATGCATTGACGAAATGACCGTCATCGATATATTCAAAGATTTATTACAAATATTGACATTCGTCCATCAACATGGCGTTATTCACCGAGATATCAAGCCTAGTAACATCATTGTTCGCAAGAGCGATCGCAAACTCGTATTAATCGACTTTGGTGCAGTCAAACAAGTTTCTACTACAATCGTCAAAACCTCCCAAGATTCTGAATACACCGATAGTTCCGACCAAACAGCTTTAACGGTAGGTATAGGAACTAAAGGCTACGCACCCAGAGAACAATGTTTTGGCAGACCCGAATACAGTAGTGATATCTATGCAGTGGGAATGATTGGGATCAAAGCTTTGACTGGTATTCCTCCCCATGAACTTGAACGCGATGAAGATGGTGAGGTTCAGTGGCTAGATAAGTTGAAAATTAGTCAAGGTTTGGCAGCAATTATTAACAAAATGGTTTTAGATCGTCATCAGCAGCGTTATCAATCAGCGGCTGAGGTTCTTCAGGCAGTTGATATTTTAATTGCATCGGGACATATTCAAACAACTCAATCTAGCGATATGGCTATAACTTTGTTATCTCCCGATGAATCTGATATACCCACCACGCCTTGGGATTTGGAAGAGTAA
- a CDS encoding FecR family protein — MYRKLFPLLVIGFSGFTALLYDQAMPTAGKANAQTPLTRATIQELRNLVQLMPNKQPKRKARRADAMTPGDGLSTGRSSLADLRFNDGSLARVGEQAIFRFLPQTRNFTLNNGTVLLLIPPGQGRTRIQTPSAAAAIRGSALFVRYDRPTDTTIVGALTNSGIEVLEKNASSGRVLKAGQMMVVVKGKLEGLYNFDLRTFYDTSEMVRGLELNRPVSPGSTTSDPAINSVRAETVEAMLKQSPISGAGTIQNPGFLQLTSTSSDTNASARANPPVDSLLDQSSLQSSQLVNGKGQIDDQIKPPVEVKPPVEVKPPVEVKPPVEVKPPVEVKPPVEVKPPVEVKPPVEVKPPVEVKPPVEVKPPVEVKPPVEVKPPVEVKPPVEVKPPVEVKPPVEVKPPVEVKPPVEVKPPVEVKPPVEVKPPVEVKPPVEVKPPVEVKPPVEVKPPVEVKPPENEHPRNETPKPETPKPETPKPDPRDLPST, encoded by the coding sequence ATGTATCGTAAGTTATTTCCCCTACTGGTGATTGGTTTTTCTGGATTCACAGCGCTTTTGTATGATCAAGCGATGCCTACAGCGGGCAAAGCCAACGCACAAACGCCGCTAACAAGAGCTACCATCCAGGAACTCCGAAATCTAGTGCAATTAATGCCTAATAAGCAACCGAAGCGGAAAGCTCGTCGCGCGGATGCAATGACACCAGGAGACGGTTTATCAACTGGTCGTTCTTCACTAGCAGACCTTCGCTTCAATGATGGCTCATTAGCGCGAGTCGGGGAACAAGCGATATTTAGGTTTTTACCCCAAACACGTAACTTTACACTCAATAATGGCACAGTACTTTTACTGATTCCACCAGGTCAGGGACGCACCCGCATTCAAACACCAAGTGCCGCTGCGGCAATTCGGGGGTCAGCTTTGTTTGTTCGTTATGACCGCCCAACCGATACTACGATTGTGGGAGCATTGACCAACAGCGGCATTGAAGTTTTGGAAAAGAATGCTTCTAGCGGTAGAGTTCTCAAAGCCGGACAAATGATGGTTGTTGTTAAGGGCAAGCTTGAAGGTTTGTATAATTTCGACTTGCGAACTTTTTACGACACCAGTGAGATGGTGCGGGGTTTGGAACTAAATCGTCCCGTTAGTCCTGGTTCAACAACATCAGATCCTGCAATTAACAGCGTTCGGGCTGAAACTGTTGAGGCTATGTTAAAGCAGTCGCCTATTTCTGGTGCCGGAACAATTCAAAACCCCGGTTTTTTACAATTAACTTCCACATCTTCAGACACTAACGCTAGCGCTAGAGCAAATCCTCCAGTGGACTCGTTACTGGATCAATCTAGCTTGCAATCTAGTCAGTTAGTGAATGGGAAAGGGCAAATTGATGATCAAATAAAACCTCCTGTAGAAGTTAAGCCTCCTGTAGAAGTGAAACCTCCTGTAGAAGTTAAGCCTCCTGTAGAAGTGAAACCTCCTGTAGAAGTGAAACCTCCTGTAGAAGTGAAACCTCCTGTAGAAGTTAAGCCTCCTGTAGAAGTTAAGCCTCCTGTAGAAGTTAAGCCTCCTGTAGAAGTGAAACCTCCTGTAGAAGTTAAGCCTCCTGTAGAAGTTAAGCCTCCTGTAGAAGTTAAGCCTCCTGTAGAAGTTAAGCCTCCTGTAGAAGTTAAGCCTCCTGTAGAAGTTAAGCCTCCTGTAGAAGTTAAGCCTCCTGTAGAAGTTAAGCCTCCTGTAGAAGTTAAGCCTCCTGTAGAAGTGAAACCTCCTGTAGAAGTTAAGCCTCCTGTAGAAGTGAAACCTCCTGTAGAAGTGAAACCTCCTGTAGAAGTGAAACCTCCTGTAGAAGTGAAACCTCCTGAAAACGAGCATCCTAGGAACGAAACTCCAAAACCTGAGACTCCGAAACCGGAAACTCCTAAACCCGATCCACGGGATTTACCAAGTACCTAA
- a CDS encoding FecR family protein produces the protein MYRKLFPLLVIGFSGFTALLCDQAMPTAGKANAQTPLTRATIQELRNLVQLMPNKQPKRKARRADAMTPGDGLSTGRSSLADLRFNDGSLARVGEQAIFRFLPQTRNFTLNNGTVLLLIPPGQGRTRIQTPSAAAAIRGSALFVRYDRPTDTTIVGALTNSGIEVLEKNASSGRVLKAGQMMVVVKGKFEGLYNFDLRTFYDTSEMVRGLELNRPVSAGSTTLDPAINSVRAETVEAMLKQSPISGAGTIQNPGFLQLTSNTSRNTNTNVRPGYSVESLQDNSVLQSSQLQENNNSNTASGDLTSVVNVGNSGGGSIGTGGGNPGNSGGGSIGTGGGNPGNSGGGSIGTGGGNPGNSGGGSIGTGGGNPGNSGGGSIGTDGGNPGNSGGGSIGTGGGNPGNSGGGSIGTGGGNPGNSGGGSIGTGGGNPGNSGGGSIGTGGGNPGNSGGGSIGTGGGNPGNSGGGSIGTDGGNPGNSGGNGNPGDTGSPGGQVDPSTLPST, from the coding sequence ATGTATCGTAAGTTATTTCCCCTACTGGTGATTGGTTTTTCTGGATTTACAGCGCTTTTGTGTGATCAAGCGATGCCTACAGCGGGCAAAGCCAACGCACAAACGCCGCTAACAAGAGCTACCATCCAGGAACTCCGAAATCTAGTGCAATTAATGCCTAATAAGCAACCAAAACGGAAAGCTCGTCGCGCGGATGCAATGACACCAGGAGACGGTTTATCAACTGGTCGCTCTTCACTAGCAGACCTTCGCTTCAATGATGGCTCATTAGCGCGAGTCGGGGAACAAGCGATATTTAGGTTTTTACCCCAAACACGTAACTTTACACTCAATAACGGCACAGTACTTTTACTGATTCCACCAGGGCAGGGACGCACCCGCATTCAAACACCAAGTGCCGCTGCGGCAATTCGGGGGTCAGCTTTGTTTGTTCGTTATGACCGCCCAACCGATACTACGATTGTGGGAGCATTGACCAACAGCGGCATTGAGGTTTTGGAAAAGAATGCTTCTAGCGGTAGAGTTCTCAAAGCCGGACAAATGATGGTTGTTGTTAAAGGTAAGTTTGAAGGTTTATATAATTTCGACTTGCGAACTTTTTACGACACCAGTGAGATGGTGCGGGGTTTGGAACTAAATCGTCCCGTTAGTGCTGGTTCAACAACATTAGATCCCGCAATTAATAGCGTTCGGGCTGAAACTGTTGAGGCTATGTTAAAGCAGTCGCCTATTTCTGGTGCCGGAACAATTCAAAACCCCGGTTTTTTACAATTAACTTCTAATACTTCCAGAAATACTAACACTAACGTTAGACCCGGTTATTCAGTGGAATCGTTACAGGACAACTCAGTTTTACAATCTAGTCAGCTACAAGAAAATAATAATTCTAATACTGCTAGTGGAGATTTAACTAGCGTAGTTAACGTTGGAAATTCTGGAGGTGGTTCCATCGGAACAGGTGGCGGAAATCCTGGAAATTCCGGAGGTGGTTCCATCGGAACAGGTGGTGGAAATCCTGGAAATTCCGGAGGTGGTTCCATCGGAACAGGTGGTGGAAATCCTGGAAATTCCGGAGGTGGTTCCATCGGAACAGGTGGTGGAAATCCTGGAAATTCCGGAGGTGGTTCCATCGGAACAGATGGTGGAAATCCTGGAAATTCCGGAGGTGGTTCCATCGGAACAGGTGGTGGAAATCCTGGAAATTCCGGAGGTGGTTCCATCGGAACAGGTGGTGGAAATCCTGGAAATTCTGGAGGTGGTTCCATCGGAACAGGTGGCGGAAATCCTGGGAATTCTGGAGGTGGTTCCATCGGAACAGGTGGTGGAAATCCTGGAAATTCTGGAGGTGGTTCCATCGGAACAGGTGGCGGAAATCCTGGAAATTCCGGAGGTGGTTCCATCGGAACAGATGGTGGAAATCCTGGAAATTCCGGAGGTAATGGAAATCCAGGAGATACTGGAAGTCCTGGGGGACAAGTCGATCCAAGTACGTTACCGAGTACTTAG
- a CDS encoding diheme cytochrome C gives MSNRMKRKTPKSQLQRKPMGLLLVILVWSLAMGWLLAFATNVQGATPTTEIGTVDVVPAQYQLGQEVYLENCATCHIGIPPAVFPTQTWKNLLQDNQHYGVQVKQLVDPPRILAWRYLSTFSRPLLEDEQTPYRFASSRYFKALHPKIKLPNPIQVSSCISCHPGANDFNFRRLTAEWE, from the coding sequence ATGTCAAACCGGATGAAGCGCAAAACCCCCAAAAGCCAGCTTCAGCGCAAACCGATGGGTTTGCTGTTGGTAATTTTGGTTTGGAGTTTAGCTATGGGTTGGCTATTGGCTTTTGCCACTAATGTCCAAGGTGCAACTCCTACTACGGAAATCGGTACAGTTGATGTGGTACCAGCACAATACCAACTGGGACAAGAGGTATATTTAGAAAACTGTGCCACCTGCCATATTGGAATCCCACCTGCGGTTTTCCCCACCCAAACCTGGAAAAATTTACTTCAAGATAATCAACATTATGGTGTGCAAGTAAAACAACTTGTAGATCCGCCGCGAATATTAGCATGGCGTTACCTCTCCACATTTTCCCGTCCTCTGCTTGAAGATGAGCAAACACCCTATAGATTTGCCAGTTCGCGTTATTTTAAAGCTTTACACCCCAAAATCAAACTTCCCAATCCCATCCAAGTTAGTTCCTGTATTAGTTGTCATCCAGGTGCAAATGATTTTAATTTCCGTCGGTTAACTGCTGAGTGGGAATAG